In Citrobacter sp. RHB25-C09, the following proteins share a genomic window:
- a CDS encoding rhodanese-related sulfurtransferase: protein MPVLHNRISNDALKARMLAETEPRTTISFYKYFTIANPQQTRDELYQLFFSLNVFGRVYLAHEGINAQISVPQSHVDAFRTQLYAFDPALDGLRLNIALDDDGKSFWVLRMKVRERIVADGIDDPSFDASNVGDYLKAAEVNAMLDDPDAVFIDMRNHYEYEVGHFENALEIPADTFREQLPKAVEMMQEHRDKKIVMYCTGGIRCEKASAWMKHNGFNKVWHIEGGIIEYARKAREQGLPVRFIGKNFVFDERMGERISGEVIAHCHQCGAPCDSHTNCKNDGCHLLFIQCPACAEKFKGCCSEVCCEESTLPEEEQRRRRAGRENGNKIFNKSRGRLNTKLGIPDPTE, encoded by the coding sequence ATGCCAGTGTTACACAACCGCATTTCGAATGACGCGCTCAAGGCCCGTATGCTAGCGGAAACTGAGCCACGCACCACGATTTCGTTCTATAAATATTTCACGATCGCTAACCCACAGCAAACCCGCGATGAACTTTACCAGCTGTTTTTCTCACTCAACGTCTTTGGTCGCGTTTACCTCGCGCATGAGGGCATCAATGCTCAAATCAGCGTGCCACAAAGTCATGTCGACGCGTTTCGTACTCAACTGTATGCGTTTGACCCGGCGCTTGACGGACTGCGGCTGAACATCGCACTGGATGATGACGGGAAATCCTTCTGGGTCTTGCGCATGAAGGTGCGTGAGCGTATCGTCGCCGACGGCATTGACGATCCGAGTTTTGACGCCAGCAACGTGGGCGACTATCTGAAAGCGGCAGAAGTGAATGCCATGCTTGACGATCCGGACGCCGTCTTCATTGATATGCGTAACCACTATGAGTATGAAGTCGGGCACTTCGAGAATGCGCTGGAAATTCCGGCGGATACGTTCCGCGAGCAGTTGCCAAAAGCGGTAGAAATGATGCAAGAGCATCGTGACAAGAAGATTGTCATGTACTGCACCGGCGGTATACGCTGCGAAAAGGCCAGCGCCTGGATGAAGCATAACGGCTTTAATAAGGTCTGGCACATTGAAGGCGGAATTATCGAGTATGCGCGTAAAGCTCGCGAGCAGGGGTTACCGGTACGCTTCATCGGGAAAAACTTTGTCTTTGATGAGCGGATGGGGGAGCGAATCTCCGGGGAAGTGATAGCGCATTGCCACCAGTGCGGCGCACCGTGCGACAGCCATACTAACTGCAAAAACGACGGCTGCCATCTGCTGTTTATCCAGTGCCCGGCGTGCGCAGAAAAATTCAAGGGCTGCTGTAGCGAAGTTTGCTGCGAGGAGAGCACCCTGCCAGAAGAAGAGCAGCGTCGCCGCCGTGCCGGACGTGAGAACGGTAACAAGATTTTCAATAAATCACGCGGACGGTTGAATACCAAGCTGGGGATCCCGGATCCCACCGAATAG
- the solA gene encoding N-methyl-L-tryptophan oxidase has translation MKYDLIIIGSGSVGAAAGYYATRAGLNVLMTDAHMPPHQQGSHHGDTRLIRHAYGEGEKYVPLVLRAQALWDELSTHNDDPIFIRSGVLNLGPANSAFLANVQQSATQWQLSVEQLDAAAIMARWPEIRVPDDYLGLFEADSGFLRSELAIKTWIRLAEEAGCAQLFNCPVTAIRHDTDGITIETADGEYSAKKALISAGTWVQTLVPELPVQPVRKVFAWYQADGRYSVKNNFPAFTGELPNGDQYYGFPAENDELKIGKHSGGQVIHSAEERKPFASIASDGSEAFPFLRSVLPGIGCCLHGAACTYDNSPDEDFIIDTLPGHDNTLIVTGLSGHGFKFASVLGEIAADFAQGKPPAFDLSPFRLSRFHS, from the coding sequence ATGAAATACGACTTAATCATAATTGGCAGCGGTTCCGTAGGCGCGGCCGCAGGTTATTATGCCACGCGTGCCGGTTTGAACGTATTGATGACCGATGCGCATATGCCGCCGCATCAGCAAGGTAGCCACCACGGTGACACGCGATTAATCCGTCACGCTTATGGCGAAGGTGAGAAATACGTTCCACTGGTGCTGCGAGCCCAGGCGCTTTGGGATGAACTCTCCACCCACAACGACGACCCGATTTTCATTCGTTCCGGCGTGCTCAATCTTGGACCTGCCAACTCTGCTTTCCTGGCGAATGTGCAGCAAAGCGCAACGCAATGGCAGCTGAGCGTTGAGCAACTGGATGCCGCTGCCATTATGGCTCGCTGGCCGGAAATTCGCGTACCCGATGATTACCTGGGGCTGTTTGAAGCCGATTCCGGTTTTTTGCGCAGCGAACTGGCTATCAAAACGTGGATCCGTCTTGCTGAAGAAGCGGGATGCGCACAGCTCTTCAATTGTCCGGTCACGGCGATTCGTCACGACACGGATGGCATTACCATTGAAACCGCTGATGGCGAATACAGCGCGAAAAAAGCGCTGATTAGCGCCGGCACCTGGGTTCAGACGCTGGTACCGGAATTACCCGTCCAACCCGTGCGTAAAGTTTTCGCCTGGTACCAGGCAGATGGACGTTACAGCGTTAAGAATAACTTCCCCGCGTTTACCGGCGAACTGCCAAACGGCGATCAGTATTACGGCTTTCCGGCGGAAAATGATGAGCTGAAGATCGGGAAGCATAGTGGTGGGCAGGTTATCCACTCCGCGGAAGAACGTAAGCCGTTTGCCAGCATTGCCAGCGACGGTTCCGAAGCCTTCCCGTTCCTGCGCAGCGTGCTTCCGGGGATCGGCTGCTGCCTGCACGGCGCGGCGTGTACGTATGACAACTCGCCGGATGAAGATTTTATCATCGACACCCTGCCTGGCCACGATAACACCCTGATCGTCACCGGACTCAGCGGTCACGGCTTTAAGTTTGCTTCGGTGCTGGGAGAGATTGCCGCCGACTTTGCGCAAGGAAAGCCACCCGCATTTGATCTGTCGCCGTTCCGGCTTTCCCGTTTTCATTCTTAA
- the bssS gene encoding biofilm formation regulator BssS, with protein sequence MEKNNEVIQTHPLVGWDISTVDSYDALMLRLHYQTPNRPETDGTEIGQTLWLTTDVARQFISILEAGIAKIESGDYQVNEYRRH encoded by the coding sequence ATGGAAAAGAATAATGAAGTCATTCAGACTCATCCGCTTGTGGGATGGGACATCAGCACTGTAGACAGCTATGATGCGCTGATGCTGCGTTTGCACTACCAGACACCTAATCGTCCTGAAACGGATGGCACTGAAATTGGGCAAACGCTCTGGTTAACCACCGATGTTGCCAGACAATTTATTTCGATATTAGAAGCAGGCATCGCTAAAATTGAATCCGGCGATTACCAGGTAAATGAATACCGTCGTCATTAA
- the dinI gene encoding DNA damage-inducible protein I, whose protein sequence is MRIEVTIAKTSPLPAGAIDALAGELSRRITHHFPDNDGNVTVRYAAANNLSVIGATKEDKERISEILQETWESADDWFIKE, encoded by the coding sequence ATGCGTATTGAAGTCACTATTGCTAAAACTTCGCCTTTGCCTGCTGGCGCGATTGACGCACTGGCGGGCGAACTCTCCCGTCGTATCACCCATCATTTTCCGGATAATGACGGCAACGTTACCGTTCGTTATGCTGCGGCTAATAATTTGTCCGTCATTGGCGCGACTAAAGAAGATAAAGAACGAATCAGCGAGATTCTCCAGGAAACCTGGGAAAGCGCTGATGACTGGTTCATAAAAGAATAA